Proteins encoded together in one Spirochaeta cellobiosiphila DSM 17781 window:
- the adhE gene encoding bifunctional acetaldehyde-CoA/alcohol dehydrogenase, translating to MDAVKEKQLALLDQKIEKLKAAQKVFATYSQEQVNAIFRSAALAANAARIPLAQQAHEETGMGVTEDKIIKNHFASEYIYNKYKDLKTCGEIERDTVAGIIKVAEPIGILAGVVPTTNPTSTTIFKSLIALKTRNGILFSPHPRAKKCTIDAAKLVLEAAVKAGAPEGIISWIDEPSIEVSNALMTHKDVNLILATGGPGMVKAAYSSGKPALGVGAGNTPVIIEKSADLPMAVSSILMSKTFDNGMICASEQSLVVEESIYNEVKRLLTNQGAYILSKEEKKKVAGVILKDGKLNPGIVGQPAYKIAALGGVTVPQSTKVIIGETNVVDHAEAFSIEKLSPVLGLFKVKDFDSALDKAVDLIRLGGMGHTSVLYTHPDNGEMINSFGNKMETGRTLVNMPSSHGAIGDLYNFALNPSLTLGCGSWGGNSVSENVNPEHLINVKTVAMKRENTLWFKLPAKVYFKPGCLTEALKDLRGKQRAFVVTDRYLSGTEMFQTLIKTLNENGMSVEAFTKVLPDPTLSTAKEGAAAMEAFQPDVILALGGGSPMDAAKIMWVLYEHKDIDFEDLALRFMDIRKRIYTFPEMGIKADFVAVPTTSGTGSEVTPFAVITDDTTGKKYPIADYALTPTMSICDSNLVSDMPPALTAFSGIDAVTHALEAIVSVMASPYTTPIAMEAIRLLFEYLPRAYKDGAKDPEAREQVHNASTMAGMAFANAFLGVCHSMAHKLGARFHVPHGLANALLISHVIRYNASEAPTKQGIFPQYKTPEAKERYARVADYLSLGGRTADEKVEKLIEALEELKAKIDIPATIKEAGVKEADFAKAVPSLAVEAFDDQCTGANPRFPLISELETLYWDAFRG from the coding sequence ATGGACGCTGTAAAAGAAAAACAATTAGCCTTATTAGATCAAAAGATCGAAAAACTTAAGGCCGCTCAAAAAGTTTTTGCCACTTACTCACAAGAGCAAGTAAACGCAATTTTCAGATCCGCAGCACTTGCTGCTAATGCAGCTCGTATTCCACTGGCACAACAAGCACATGAAGAAACAGGAATGGGAGTAACAGAAGACAAGATCATCAAGAATCACTTCGCTAGTGAATACATTTACAATAAGTATAAAGACTTAAAAACTTGTGGTGAAATAGAACGTGATACCGTAGCTGGAATTATCAAAGTTGCTGAACCTATCGGTATATTAGCTGGTGTTGTTCCTACCACTAATCCAACTTCAACTACCATATTTAAATCATTAATAGCCTTAAAAACTCGAAATGGAATTCTCTTTTCTCCACACCCTAGAGCAAAAAAATGTACCATAGATGCAGCAAAACTAGTACTTGAAGCTGCGGTAAAAGCCGGGGCTCCTGAAGGAATTATTTCCTGGATCGACGAGCCCTCAATCGAAGTATCCAATGCCTTAATGACGCACAAAGACGTAAACCTCATTTTGGCAACAGGGGGTCCCGGTATGGTCAAAGCGGCTTATTCAAGTGGAAAACCTGCTCTTGGAGTAGGCGCTGGGAACACTCCGGTTATTATTGAAAAGTCAGCAGATTTGCCTATGGCTGTCAGTTCAATATTAATGAGTAAAACCTTTGACAACGGAATGATTTGTGCTTCAGAACAATCCTTGGTAGTAGAAGAATCAATATACAATGAAGTAAAACGACTCCTCACAAATCAAGGGGCCTACATACTTTCAAAAGAAGAAAAGAAAAAAGTAGCTGGAGTTATCCTAAAAGACGGTAAACTAAATCCTGGTATCGTCGGACAACCTGCCTACAAAATAGCAGCATTAGGCGGTGTGACCGTACCCCAATCAACCAAAGTAATTATTGGTGAAACTAATGTGGTCGATCATGCGGAAGCTTTCAGTATAGAAAAACTAAGCCCTGTCCTTGGCTTATTCAAAGTGAAGGATTTTGATTCTGCACTAGATAAAGCCGTTGATCTTATCCGATTAGGAGGAATGGGACATACATCTGTACTTTATACCCACCCTGATAATGGGGAAATGATCAACAGCTTTGGAAACAAAATGGAAACAGGTAGAACGCTTGTTAACATGCCCTCCAGTCATGGCGCTATTGGAGATTTATACAACTTTGCCCTTAATCCTTCTTTGACTCTAGGATGTGGTAGCTGGGGAGGAAACTCTGTGTCTGAGAATGTTAATCCTGAACACCTAATCAATGTTAAAACGGTAGCTATGAAAAGAGAAAATACTTTATGGTTTAAATTACCTGCCAAAGTATATTTCAAGCCAGGTTGTTTAACTGAAGCACTTAAAGACTTAAGAGGTAAACAAAGAGCCTTTGTTGTCACAGATAGATACCTATCTGGAACGGAGATGTTCCAAACATTAATTAAAACACTGAATGAAAATGGAATGTCAGTTGAAGCTTTCACCAAAGTATTACCTGATCCAACTCTTAGTACAGCAAAAGAAGGAGCTGCTGCAATGGAAGCCTTCCAACCTGATGTAATATTAGCCCTAGGAGGAGGATCTCCTATGGACGCAGCTAAGATTATGTGGGTGCTGTATGAACACAAGGACATTGATTTTGAAGATTTAGCTCTTCGATTTATGGACATAAGAAAACGAATCTATACCTTCCCTGAAATGGGTATAAAAGCTGATTTTGTGGCTGTACCAACTACTAGTGGAACAGGTTCTGAAGTCACACCTTTTGCTGTAATAACTGATGATACAACAGGCAAGAAATACCCCATCGCAGACTATGCGCTGACACCTACAATGAGTATTTGTGATTCCAATCTAGTATCAGATATGCCACCTGCCCTAACTGCTTTTTCAGGAATTGATGCTGTTACCCATGCCCTGGAAGCAATCGTTAGTGTGATGGCGTCCCCTTACACAACACCTATTGCCATGGAAGCCATTCGATTGCTATTTGAATACTTACCAAGAGCCTATAAGGATGGTGCTAAAGACCCAGAAGCACGAGAGCAAGTTCACAATGCTTCAACTATGGCTGGTATGGCCTTTGCGAATGCCTTCCTTGGGGTCTGTCACTCGATGGCTCACAAATTAGGTGCCCGTTTCCATGTTCCTCATGGCTTGGCTAATGCACTTCTGATCAGTCATGTTATTAGATATAATGCTTCTGAAGCACCAACAAAGCAGGGAATATTCCCTCAATATAAGACACCAGAAGCCAAAGAAAGATATGCTCGTGTAGCAGACTACCTTAGTTTGGGTGGTAGAACAGCTGATGAAAAAGTTGAAAAACTTATAGAGGCCTTGGAAGAATTGAAAGCTAAGATTGATATTCCTGCTACCATAAAAGAAGCAGGAGTTAAAGAAGCTGATTTTGCAAAAGCTGTTCCTTCCTTAGCTGTTGAGGCATTCGATGATCAATGTACAGGTGCAAACCCTCGTTTCCCATTAATTAGTGAATTGGAGACATTATACTGGGATGCATTTAGAGGTTAA
- a CDS encoding ABC transporter substrate-binding protein gives MKRLATILLNILIVSSFAMANGQQQKSTSTGKSGGVLVFARSGDSVGLDPARETDGESFYATGNIFDTLVEFKPGTTEVQPALAKSWDISDDGLTFTFHLVEGAMFHDGTPVNAKAVKFSFDRQFVKSNPYYKLGPWKYWGYMDMDSIVSEVIAKDDTTVIFKLKKVEAPFLANLAMDFAAIVSPTALEKYGTDFASNPVGSGPFKFVSWQKDDNIILERNESYWRRPAYLDRLVLKVIPDATARYLALQKGEVDVVDFPSVEDLADIESNPDIKLISQAGMNVGYLALNNEKKPFDNVKVRQAINFAINKKEIIAGVYGEAGTAAKNPLPPNMWSYNDDITPYEYSPEKAKKLLAEAGYPDGFSTTLWAMPVARPYNPNGRKVAEIMQAQLAKVGIQVEIVSYEWGTYLDKTDQGEHDMALMGWTGDNGDPDNFLWVLLSAPAAVKPAGNIAFWKNDEFTSVIKQAKETFDIEKRTELYKEAQVIFHNQAPWVPLAHSVVYAPVKKSVMDYVLYPTGSRKFYNVYFQ, from the coding sequence ATGAAAAGATTGGCAACAATTTTACTGAACATCCTAATCGTATCATCATTCGCGATGGCGAATGGTCAACAGCAAAAGTCTACTTCAACAGGAAAGTCTGGAGGTGTCCTTGTTTTCGCTCGATCTGGAGATTCAGTTGGACTAGATCCTGCCAGAGAAACAGATGGTGAGTCGTTTTATGCCACTGGGAATATTTTCGATACTTTAGTAGAGTTCAAACCAGGAACTACAGAAGTTCAACCAGCTTTGGCTAAAAGCTGGGATATATCCGATGACGGTCTAACTTTTACTTTCCATTTAGTGGAAGGAGCTATGTTCCATGATGGAACTCCAGTTAATGCAAAAGCTGTTAAATTTTCCTTTGACAGACAATTTGTTAAAAGCAATCCTTATTACAAATTAGGACCCTGGAAATACTGGGGGTACATGGACATGGACAGTATTGTGTCTGAAGTTATAGCTAAAGATGATACAACTGTCATATTTAAACTGAAAAAAGTGGAGGCTCCCTTCTTAGCGAACCTTGCTATGGATTTTGCCGCAATAGTTAGTCCTACTGCACTTGAAAAATACGGAACTGATTTTGCCTCCAACCCTGTAGGATCAGGTCCTTTTAAGTTCGTATCCTGGCAAAAAGATGACAATATCATCCTTGAAAGAAATGAATCATACTGGAGAAGACCTGCCTATCTTGATAGATTGGTGTTAAAAGTTATCCCTGACGCCACAGCACGTTACTTAGCTCTTCAAAAGGGTGAAGTGGATGTTGTAGATTTCCCATCAGTTGAAGATTTAGCAGATATTGAATCAAACCCTGATATCAAACTCATTAGTCAAGCGGGTATGAATGTTGGTTATTTAGCATTAAACAATGAAAAAAAGCCTTTTGATAATGTCAAAGTACGACAAGCCATAAACTTTGCTATTAACAAGAAGGAAATCATTGCAGGGGTCTATGGTGAAGCGGGTACAGCAGCTAAAAATCCTCTCCCACCTAATATGTGGTCTTATAATGATGATATTACTCCTTATGAGTATAGTCCTGAAAAGGCTAAGAAGCTATTAGCCGAAGCAGGCTATCCTGATGGATTTAGTACAACCCTCTGGGCTATGCCTGTAGCACGACCTTATAATCCCAATGGACGTAAAGTCGCAGAAATCATGCAAGCACAACTAGCAAAAGTGGGTATTCAAGTTGAAATAGTATCCTATGAATGGGGTACTTATTTGGACAAGACTGACCAAGGTGAACATGATATGGCACTTATGGGCTGGACTGGTGATAACGGGGATCCGGATAACTTCTTATGGGTATTATTGTCCGCACCTGCAGCTGTAAAACCAGCTGGTAATATAGCCTTCTGGAAAAACGATGAATTCACATCAGTAATAAAGCAAGCTAAAGAGACATTTGATATTGAAAAAAGAACTGAACTTTATAAAGAGGCACAGGTTATTTTCCACAATCAAGCCCCTTGGGTTCCTTTAGCACACTCCGTTGTATATGCACCAGTTAAAAAATCTGTTATGGATTATGTCCTCTACCCTACAGGTAGCAGGAAGTTCTATAACGTCTATTTTCAATAA
- a CDS encoding RNA recognition motif domain-containing protein — protein sequence MKNIYVGNIAYGASEEDLRDAFSEYGDVASVKIIMDRDTGRSKGFGFVEMETEEAAASAIEALNGAELIGRPLKVNEARGPQPRPRERY from the coding sequence TTGAAAAATATTTATGTAGGCAATATTGCCTATGGGGCCTCTGAAGAGGACCTTCGAGACGCGTTCAGCGAGTATGGAGATGTGGCGTCGGTCAAAATTATCATGGACCGAGACACTGGTAGATCTAAAGGTTTCGGATTCGTGGAAATGGAGACAGAAGAAGCAGCAGCTTCTGCGATCGAAGCTCTTAATGGTGCTGAATTAATCGGTAGACCACTTAAAGTAAACGAAGCCAGAGGTCCACAACCAAGACCTCGTGAAAGGTATTAA
- a CDS encoding putative quorum-sensing-regulated virulence factor, translating to MEKKVQTPQEEFEKLLGLTYQMKMPFGKHAGRYVYDLPYEYLAWFLKKGGFPKGPLGQVMEFVHDIKRDGAEQLFNPWWEERGGRPSFRKVRQKEWHFSKEE from the coding sequence ATGGAGAAGAAAGTGCAAACTCCCCAAGAAGAATTTGAAAAGCTTCTAGGACTGACATATCAAATGAAAATGCCTTTTGGTAAGCATGCCGGACGTTATGTTTATGATCTGCCTTATGAATACCTGGCTTGGTTTCTAAAAAAAGGAGGTTTTCCTAAAGGGCCTCTAGGACAAGTGATGGAATTCGTACATGACATCAAAAGGGATGGGGCGGAACAATTATTTAACCCATGGTGGGAGGAAAGGGGGGGGCGTCCCTCTTTCAGAAAAGTACGCCAAAAGGAATGGCATTTTAGTAAAGAAGAATAA
- a CDS encoding glycosyltransferase, with the protein MPDRLTEITKKERKKTLLIEAAWEVCNQVGGIYTVIRSKVPAMQELWGKNYCVLGPYVHEKVTAEFEEIHDDKSPFAIAVNKLNSRGLKAHYGRWLIPGRPQVVLLDPESIRVNRAKLRQDIYETQGILVEPENELHNQVIAFGTMIREFFREILDFQLGRKNLIGHFHEWMSASSIGDMTGPWWTFRKVFTTHATLLGRYLAMNDGAFYEHLDSYDWQTNARHFGILCPVSIERSAAKNCDVFTTVSGVTAKECTALLGRTPDVILPNGLNIQRFTAFHEFQLKHLDNKEKINEFVMGHFFRSYSFDLEKTLYFFTSGRFEYRNKGFDITLEALYRLNEIIKQESLDVTVVCFFITKQPFTSINPQVLQSRAVMNEIRETCDDIVKGVGQRIFQAAASEDKFGLPNLNSLVDDYLSLRLRRTVSAWKSEELPTVITHNLIDDGPDPILNFIRKKQFYNKKEDPVKVVYHPDFITPMNPLFKMEYGQFVRGCHLGIFPSYYEPWGYTPLECIASGIPTVTSDYSGFGEYVQTHIKDPERKGIFVIPRSEMTEQEIIKNLTDVLYEMVVKNRRERINLRNSTETHSVRFDWGQLVAHYNQAYKLALNSSPLL; encoded by the coding sequence ATGCCGGATCGTTTGACTGAAATAACTAAGAAAGAACGTAAGAAAACCCTTCTTATAGAAGCCGCTTGGGAGGTCTGTAATCAAGTTGGTGGTATATATACTGTCATTCGAAGTAAAGTGCCTGCCATGCAAGAGTTATGGGGTAAGAATTATTGTGTTTTAGGTCCCTATGTCCATGAAAAGGTAACAGCAGAGTTTGAAGAAATACATGATGATAAATCACCATTTGCAATAGCAGTTAACAAACTGAATTCCAGAGGATTAAAAGCCCATTATGGCCGTTGGCTTATTCCTGGTCGTCCTCAAGTTGTACTCCTGGATCCTGAGTCTATTCGGGTAAATCGAGCCAAATTAAGGCAAGATATATACGAGACTCAAGGCATCCTTGTAGAGCCTGAAAATGAACTACATAATCAAGTTATTGCCTTTGGAACAATGATAAGAGAATTTTTTCGAGAAATCCTTGATTTCCAATTAGGACGCAAAAATCTTATAGGTCATTTTCACGAATGGATGTCTGCCAGTTCTATCGGGGACATGACAGGTCCTTGGTGGACTTTTAGGAAAGTTTTTACCACTCATGCTACTCTACTAGGGCGATATTTAGCGATGAATGATGGAGCCTTTTATGAACATCTGGATAGTTATGATTGGCAGACAAATGCGAGACATTTTGGAATCTTGTGTCCTGTGTCCATTGAAAGATCTGCTGCCAAAAACTGTGATGTCTTCACTACTGTCAGTGGAGTCACAGCTAAGGAGTGTACCGCTTTGTTAGGGAGAACCCCTGATGTGATTCTTCCTAACGGTTTGAACATACAACGTTTCACAGCCTTTCATGAGTTCCAATTAAAACATCTGGATAACAAGGAAAAGATTAATGAGTTTGTTATGGGACATTTTTTCCGAAGTTACTCCTTTGACTTAGAAAAGACACTTTACTTTTTTACTTCTGGACGTTTTGAATATCGCAACAAGGGCTTTGATATCACTTTAGAAGCCTTGTATCGTCTGAATGAAATCATCAAGCAAGAAAGTTTGGATGTTACTGTTGTCTGTTTTTTTATTACCAAGCAACCTTTTACTTCTATCAATCCGCAAGTACTGCAAAGCAGAGCCGTTATGAATGAAATCAGAGAAACCTGTGATGATATCGTAAAAGGAGTTGGACAAAGGATTTTTCAGGCGGCTGCTAGTGAAGACAAATTCGGGCTACCAAATCTTAACAGCTTAGTGGATGACTATCTATCCTTGAGATTAAGGAGAACAGTCTCTGCGTGGAAATCAGAAGAACTACCAACCGTTATAACTCACAATCTTATAGATGATGGACCGGATCCTATACTGAATTTTATTCGCAAGAAGCAGTTCTATAACAAGAAAGAAGATCCCGTCAAAGTTGTGTATCATCCAGATTTTATTACACCCATGAATCCTCTATTTAAGATGGAATATGGACAATTTGTGAGAGGTTGCCATCTGGGAATATTCCCTAGTTATTATGAACCCTGGGGTTACACTCCCTTAGAATGCATTGCCAGTGGTATTCCTACTGTTACTAGTGATTATTCGGGATTCGGAGAATATGTGCAAACCCACATCAAAGATCCAGAGAGAAAAGGGATCTTTGTCATTCCCCGTTCAGAGATGACGGAACAGGAGATTATTAAGAACTTAACCGATGTCCTTTATGAAATGGTGGTAAAGAATCGTAGAGAGAGAATTAACTTGCGTAACTCTACAGAAACCCATTCTGTACGCTTCGATTGGGGGCAGCTGGTAGCTCATTATAATCAAGCTTATAAATTGGCTCTCAATTCTTCGCCATTACTGTGA
- a CDS encoding ABC transporter permease — MFKFILRRLVLLIPTIFGIITLVFLMIALSPGDPARVMLGERANKEQLEKLRNELGLDEPLYRQYGLYLERIVKLDLGNSIKSGQPVLQEIKERFPATIELSFFSIILASSFGIFIGVLSATKKNTWIDYTSMMGALIGVSMPVFWLALVLIMIFSVGLDMFPTGGRIDIRMFFQPTTNFYLIDTLGYFFKKGDISYFLSVLHHLVLPAIALATIPLAIIARTTRSSMLEVLKQDYIKTARAAGIDEKKIVYNYALKNALLPVVTVIGIQFGLLLSGAILTETIFAWPGIGKWIYGAIEARDYPSVQGGIIFISVAFVLINLAVDILYSYINPKIRLK, encoded by the coding sequence ATGTTTAAATTCATTTTAAGACGATTGGTACTTCTTATTCCAACTATCTTTGGGATCATAACCTTGGTTTTTTTAATGATAGCCCTGTCTCCTGGAGATCCGGCAAGAGTTATGTTGGGCGAAAGGGCTAACAAAGAACAACTAGAAAAATTAAGAAATGAGTTAGGCTTAGATGAACCTCTTTATCGACAATATGGACTATATCTTGAACGTATTGTCAAATTAGATCTGGGCAATTCTATAAAATCCGGACAACCGGTTTTACAAGAAATAAAAGAAAGATTCCCCGCCACTATTGAGCTTTCTTTTTTCTCGATAATTCTAGCAAGTTCTTTTGGGATCTTTATAGGGGTATTATCAGCTACTAAGAAAAATACCTGGATAGACTATACCTCTATGATGGGAGCACTTATTGGTGTCAGCATGCCTGTGTTTTGGCTGGCATTAGTGCTTATCATGATATTTAGTGTGGGCTTAGATATGTTTCCAACAGGAGGACGTATTGATATAAGAATGTTTTTCCAACCAACAACAAACTTCTACTTAATTGATACTTTGGGTTACTTCTTTAAAAAGGGAGATATTTCTTACTTCCTGTCTGTGTTGCACCATCTTGTTCTGCCAGCCATAGCTCTTGCTACCATTCCTCTAGCTATTATTGCAAGGACAACCCGGAGTTCCATGCTCGAGGTGCTAAAGCAAGACTATATTAAAACCGCTAGAGCAGCTGGTATTGATGAAAAAAAGATTGTCTACAACTACGCACTTAAGAATGCTCTATTACCAGTTGTAACAGTTATAGGAATACAGTTTGGATTGCTTCTGTCCGGAGCCATATTAACTGAGACAATATTTGCATGGCCAGGTATTGGCAAATGGATTTATGGAGCGATAGAAGCACGGGATTACCCTTCTGTACAAGGAGGAATTATTTTCATATCTGTTGCCTTTGTGTTAATTAATTTGGCTGTTGATATTTTGTATTCCTATATAAATCCAAAGATAAGATTAAAGTAG
- a CDS encoding ABC transporter permease, with protein sequence MKEKNKNIEVPSAWQEFRYNFMKNPSGRIGLVIIIIFLLLAIFAPLFTPFDPLEQNIDLRKTVPFASKYILGTDDLGRDLLSRIIYGSRISMTIGVVSVLISLVVGGTIGLISGYFGGWIDRIVMRLIDIMLAFPYILLTIVIVALLGPNLVNAMIAIGISQIPSYARIARGAIIGEKENDYVQAERSLGASDWSLIFKSILPNCLAPISVQATLGIGDAILSSAALSFLGLGAQPPTPEWGLMVASSKEFVTNAWWIVTFPGFAILLAVLGFNLLGDGLRDVLDPRMRD encoded by the coding sequence ATGAAAGAAAAAAATAAAAACATTGAAGTTCCTTCTGCATGGCAGGAATTTCGCTATAACTTTATGAAAAACCCTTCTGGGAGAATTGGATTAGTCATCATAATCATCTTTCTCCTATTAGCCATATTTGCCCCGTTATTCACGCCCTTTGATCCACTTGAACAGAATATAGACTTAAGGAAGACAGTTCCTTTTGCATCAAAATATATTCTCGGAACGGATGATTTAGGACGAGATCTTTTATCAAGAATCATCTATGGATCAAGAATATCCATGACCATTGGTGTCGTATCAGTTTTAATCTCACTAGTTGTGGGAGGAACAATTGGACTTATTAGTGGATATTTTGGAGGATGGATAGATCGAATTGTCATGCGACTAATCGATATCATGCTAGCCTTTCCTTACATTCTTTTGACTATCGTAATTGTGGCTCTCCTTGGTCCGAATTTAGTGAATGCCATGATTGCCATAGGGATAAGTCAGATACCAAGCTATGCCCGTATTGCTCGAGGAGCGATAATAGGTGAAAAGGAAAATGATTATGTTCAAGCAGAACGTTCCCTGGGAGCCTCTGATTGGAGCCTCATATTCAAATCCATATTGCCAAACTGTTTAGCTCCCATCTCGGTACAAGCGACCTTAGGTATTGGGGATGCAATACTAAGTTCTGCGGCACTAAGCTTTCTAGGTTTAGGAGCTCAACCTCCTACTCCAGAATGGGGATTAATGGTTGCTTCCAGCAAAGAATTTGTCACTAATGCCTGGTGGATTGTAACGTTCCCCGGTTTTGCTATCTTGCTTGCCGTACTAGGTTTTAACCTATTAGGTGATGGGTTGCGAGATGTATTAGATCCTAGGATGAGGGATTAA
- a CDS encoding ABC transporter ATP-binding protein yields MSKIVTVESLRTYYTLPRDTFTGPVPTVKAIDDVSFNINQGEILGVVGESGCGKSTLGRTLIRLEQKTAGTVLFSNAAYTNQDIFDMSLQELKDFRRNVQMIFQDPFSSLNPRKKIAHLLEQPMKIHNIGSYRDRNERINQLMKEVGLDPKYKNRFPHQFSGGQRQRIGIARALTVNPEFIICDEAVSALDVSVQAQILNLLLDLREKHNLTYLFISHDLAVIEFLSTRILVMYLGKIVEEAPKEELMKTRLHPYTISLFKAYPSTEPSAKNLKEKIIVGDVPSPLHPPKGCHFHPRCPLAKDRCKQEAPQLREISPGHKVACHFV; encoded by the coding sequence ATGAGTAAGATAGTCACAGTAGAGAGTCTAAGAACATACTATACCTTGCCCAGAGATACTTTTACAGGACCAGTTCCTACGGTTAAAGCTATCGATGATGTTAGTTTCAACATTAACCAAGGAGAGATACTTGGTGTGGTTGGAGAATCTGGTTGTGGGAAATCAACTTTGGGCAGAACACTCATTAGGTTAGAACAAAAAACAGCTGGTACGGTATTGTTTTCCAATGCAGCTTATACAAACCAGGATATTTTTGATATGTCATTACAAGAATTGAAGGATTTTCGCAGGAATGTACAAATGATATTCCAGGATCCTTTTAGTTCCTTAAATCCTCGAAAAAAGATTGCCCATCTATTAGAACAACCTATGAAGATTCATAATATAGGAAGCTATAGAGATCGTAATGAACGAATTAATCAATTAATGAAGGAAGTGGGACTTGATCCAAAATATAAAAATAGATTTCCTCATCAATTTTCAGGAGGCCAACGACAAAGAATTGGAATAGCACGAGCTTTGACAGTAAATCCAGAGTTTATCATTTGCGATGAAGCTGTGAGTGCCTTAGATGTATCTGTACAAGCTCAAATTCTTAATTTATTGCTGGATCTTAGAGAAAAACATAATCTGACATACTTATTTATATCCCATGATTTGGCTGTTATTGAATTTTTGTCCACACGGATACTAGTCATGTATTTAGGTAAGATTGTTGAAGAAGCTCCTAAGGAAGAGCTAATGAAGACTCGCTTACATCCTTATACGATAAGTTTATTCAAAGCATACCCATCGACAGAGCCTTCAGCTAAGAATTTGAAAGAAAAAATTATTGTAGGAGACGTCCCAAGTCCCTTACATCCACCTAAGGGATGCCATTTTCATCCTCGTTGTCCTTTAGCTAAGGACAGATGCAAACAAGAGGCTCCTCAATTAAGAGAGATTTCGCCAGGACATAAAGTCGCTTGCCACTTTGTTTGA
- a CDS encoding ABC transporter ATP-binding protein has protein sequence MNDILKINKLNVAFYTQRGRLHTIRDLDLSIGEGQTVALVGESGCGKSVTAHSITGLIPTPPGKIESGVIEYKGTNLTDLSPKELRKYRGREISMIFQEPMTSLNPVFTIGQQIADVFRSHESITKKEVMDKAVKLLDLVKIPAPERRVKEYPHQMSGGMRQRVMIAMALASPNPGLIIADEPTTALDVTIQAQILQLLTDLKSQLNVSLLLITHDMGVVSETADKVIVMYAGRKVEEGPVEEIFANPKHPYTIGLLKSLPLSKENKGKSRLETIKGTVPDPLAIGEECPFSNRCSRKTEACSKFPVHATGTDDHMVFCHNPIKRGQDE, from the coding sequence ATGAATGATATACTTAAGATAAACAAATTGAATGTCGCCTTCTATACTCAGCGAGGCAGACTTCATACGATTAGAGATTTAGACTTGTCCATAGGAGAAGGCCAAACTGTCGCCTTGGTAGGAGAATCAGGATGTGGGAAATCTGTAACGGCCCACTCTATTACAGGATTAATCCCTACCCCTCCAGGGAAAATAGAAAGTGGTGTCATAGAATATAAAGGAACTAATCTTACCGATCTTAGTCCCAAAGAACTGAGAAAATATCGGGGTAGAGAAATATCCATGATATTTCAGGAGCCCATGACCAGTCTTAACCCTGTATTCACCATTGGACAGCAGATTGCTGACGTTTTTAGATCACATGAAAGCATCACAAAGAAAGAAGTTATGGACAAAGCTGTAAAACTTTTGGATCTAGTTAAAATACCTGCACCAGAAAGAAGAGTAAAAGAGTATCCACACCAAATGTCCGGTGGTATGCGACAACGGGTCATGATAGCTATGGCCTTGGCCAGTCCCAACCCTGGTCTCATTATTGCTGATGAACCAACTACAGCTTTAGATGTAACAATACAGGCCCAGATACTACAGCTTCTAACAGATTTAAAGAGTCAACTAAATGTATCGCTATTACTGATTACCCATGATATGGGTGTTGTTTCTGAGACAGCAGATAAAGTGATTGTCATGTATGCAGGACGAAAAGTGGAAGAAGGTCCCGTTGAAGAGATTTTTGCCAATCCCAAACACCCTTACACCATTGGGTTATTAAAATCACTCCCTTTAAGCAAGGAAAACAAAGGGAAAAGTAGACTAGAAACGATAAAAGGAACAGTTCCTGATCCTTTGGCGATTGGAGAAGAATGTCCTTTCAGTAATCGTTGTTCCCGTAAAACAGAGGCTTGTTCAAAATTTCCTGTACATGCAACAGGAACGGACGATCACATGGTATTCTGCCATAATCCAATTAAAAGAGGCCAGGATGAGTAA